One genomic region from Pantanalinema sp. encodes:
- a CDS encoding ATP-dependent DNA helicase RecQ, whose amino-acid sequence MSHPAPSPAESALERHFGHSTFRPGQQGVVEAVLAGRDTVAIMPTGNGKSICYQLPALMLEGTTLVVSPLIALMKDQVDALAEKGIPATFINSSLDPAEAEYRLSGLASGRYKLVYIAPERFKNRAFMEAIQGITIARLAVDEAHCVSQWGHDFRPDFLRLRDALAKLGRPPVLAATATATPEVREDIVKQLGLNDPAVFVTGFDRPNLRYVVRPASGEAAKLSKVLEIAQKTKGSGIVYASTRKNVEAIAEHLEAAGVSAVAYHAGLHDTEREQAQDAWMAGKARVVVATNAFGMGVDKPNVRFVIHHDLPGTVEAYYQEAGRAGRDQLASYCVLIFSPADRYLQEFFIEGSCPSVSTLSDVYQVLCDQGPDEFVMTHEAIGRAMPGKVNDMAIGTCLNLLERNGVIARAPRGANHAYVRHANDLMPIDSRAKMQKLVYGALKAVLRDELDAGAALDLTQFVSYVGESRESVLSALHGLHERGLIAYTPPQRGRAMRLIKRAEDFHSLKLDVTYLIGKQAREVAKLDAMVNYAHTADCRRAYILDYFGETAPSRCGACDRCLESPGARSLPAPKAPVRVVAKIAPVAKVSAAPGDPVLLSALREARAGIAKDKGLPPYCIAHDRVLDAVAAARPQSLEALAAIKGIGEDKCRQWGAAMLAAIAAHQAPPASLVV is encoded by the coding sequence ATGTCCCACCCCGCGCCAAGCCCAGCCGAATCCGCGCTCGAGCGGCATTTCGGCCACTCCACCTTCCGCCCCGGCCAGCAGGGGGTGGTCGAGGCGGTGCTCGCGGGTCGCGACACCGTCGCCATCATGCCGACCGGCAACGGCAAGTCCATCTGCTACCAGCTGCCCGCCCTGATGCTCGAGGGCACGACGCTGGTCGTCTCGCCCCTCATCGCCCTGATGAAGGACCAGGTGGACGCTCTCGCCGAGAAGGGCATTCCCGCCACCTTCATCAACAGCAGCCTCGATCCCGCCGAGGCCGAGTACCGCCTTTCCGGGCTCGCCTCAGGCAGGTACAAGCTCGTCTACATCGCTCCCGAGCGCTTCAAGAACCGCGCCTTCATGGAGGCGATTCAGGGGATCACGATCGCGCGCCTCGCCGTCGACGAGGCCCACTGCGTCTCGCAGTGGGGTCACGACTTTCGCCCCGACTTCCTGCGGCTGCGCGACGCCCTCGCCAAGCTGGGCCGCCCGCCGGTGCTCGCCGCCACGGCGACCGCCACCCCCGAGGTGCGCGAGGACATCGTCAAGCAGCTGGGCCTGAACGACCCGGCCGTGTTCGTGACGGGCTTCGACCGCCCCAACTTGCGCTACGTGGTGCGCCCGGCGAGCGGCGAGGCCGCCAAGCTCTCCAAGGTCCTCGAGATCGCCCAGAAGACCAAGGGCTCGGGCATCGTCTACGCCTCGACCCGCAAGAACGTCGAGGCGATCGCCGAGCACCTCGAGGCCGCCGGCGTCTCGGCCGTCGCCTACCACGCCGGCCTCCACGACACGGAGCGCGAGCAGGCGCAGGACGCCTGGATGGCGGGCAAGGCGCGGGTGGTGGTCGCGACCAACGCCTTCGGGATGGGGGTGGACAAGCCCAACGTGCGCTTCGTCATCCACCACGACCTGCCCGGCACCGTCGAGGCCTACTACCAGGAGGCCGGCCGCGCGGGGCGCGACCAGCTGGCCTCGTACTGCGTGCTGATCTTCTCGCCCGCCGATCGCTACCTGCAGGAGTTCTTCATCGAGGGCAGCTGCCCCAGCGTCTCGACCCTCTCGGACGTCTACCAGGTCCTCTGCGACCAGGGGCCCGACGAGTTCGTCATGACCCACGAGGCCATCGGCCGGGCCATGCCGGGCAAGGTCAACGACATGGCCATCGGCACCTGCCTCAACCTGCTCGAGCGCAACGGGGTCATCGCGCGCGCGCCGCGCGGGGCCAACCATGCCTACGTGCGCCACGCCAACGACCTGATGCCGATCGACAGCCGCGCCAAGATGCAGAAGCTCGTCTACGGCGCGCTCAAGGCCGTCCTGCGCGACGAGCTGGACGCGGGAGCGGCCCTGGACCTCACCCAGTTCGTCTCCTACGTGGGCGAGAGCCGCGAATCGGTGCTCTCGGCCCTCCACGGGCTGCACGAGCGCGGCCTCATCGCCTACACCCCGCCCCAGCGCGGCCGCGCCATGCGGCTCATCAAGCGCGCCGAGGACTTCCATTCCCTCAAGCTGGACGTCACCTACCTGATCGGCAAGCAGGCGCGCGAGGTCGCGAAGCTCGACGCCATGGTCAACTACGCTCACACCGCCGACTGCCGGCGCGCCTACATCCTCGACTACTTCGGCGAGACGGCTCCTTCGCGCTGCGGCGCTTGCGATCGCTGCCTCGAATCCCCCGGCGCCCGGTCCCTGCCCGCGCCCAAGGCCCCGGTCCGGGTCGTCGCCAAGATCGCCCCGGTCGCCAAGGTGAGCGCCGCGCCCGGCGATCCCGTTCTGCTCTCGGCCCTGCGCGAGGCGCGCGCCGGCATCGCCAAGGACAAGGGCTTGCCGCCCTACTGCATCGCGCACGACCGGGTGCTCGACGCGGTGGCGGCCGCTCGACCCCAGTCGCTCGAAGCGCTCGCCGCCATCAAGGGGATCGGCGAGGACAAGTGCCGCCAGTGGGGGGCCGCCATGCTCGCGGCGATCGCCGCCCACCAGGCCCCTCCCGCATCGCTGGTGGTTTGA
- a CDS encoding fatty acid CoA ligase family protein: protein MTLATHDNVIRYLSHWARVSPSKPALVFPRSVRPGGSIAYSQLSFEELEDRVNRLAAALASRGIGRGDAVVVMIPMSLELYTLLLALLKLAAPIVFIDPWVGIDQIKRCIALTSPKAFAGVPLIQLIGRATGALSGIPLRITARGPARFGEWQLERLIESGGPIVETTAVQADETALITFTTGSTGTPKGANRTHGFLVAQHRALSRELGLTPEDVDLPALPIFILNNLASGVTSVVPLMKPSKPAAIDPGVIVRQIQDWGVTTAVGSPAYFAPIADHCLERGLWLPTVRAVFTGGGPVPPGLLGKLRRVLPNGSAFVGYGSTEAEPVALIEAAEACDETDALSEAGHGTCVGRLAHGITARIIRRIDGPISLGARGWDDVELETGEVGELVVTGEHVGKDYYRNPEAGRENKIRDPEGILWHRMGDVAYFDAQDRLWVVGRVNNAVQRGERTLYPLQVEAIARQLPFVRHAALVGRPGARAMLVVEASEPGALWRRGTWKQAVLAHMAAQGAPVDEVRFIRRMPLDPRHNAKIDHAKLQRLLR from the coding sequence ATGACGCTCGCCACGCACGACAACGTCATCCGCTACCTCAGCCACTGGGCGAGGGTCTCTCCGAGCAAGCCCGCCCTGGTGTTCCCCCGGAGCGTCCGGCCCGGCGGATCCATCGCCTACAGCCAGCTGAGCTTCGAGGAGCTCGAGGACCGGGTCAACCGGCTCGCCGCCGCCCTCGCCTCGCGCGGCATCGGCCGCGGGGACGCCGTGGTCGTCATGATCCCCATGAGCCTCGAGCTCTACACCCTGCTGCTCGCGCTCCTGAAGCTCGCAGCACCCATCGTCTTCATCGACCCCTGGGTGGGCATCGACCAGATCAAGCGCTGCATCGCGCTCACTTCGCCCAAGGCCTTCGCAGGGGTCCCGCTCATCCAGCTCATCGGCCGCGCCACCGGCGCCCTGAGCGGCATCCCCCTTCGCATCACGGCACGAGGGCCTGCGCGCTTCGGGGAGTGGCAGCTGGAACGGCTCATCGAGTCGGGCGGCCCCATCGTCGAGACCACGGCGGTCCAGGCCGACGAGACCGCCCTCATCACCTTCACTACCGGCAGCACCGGCACGCCCAAGGGAGCGAACCGCACCCACGGCTTCCTCGTGGCCCAGCACCGGGCCCTGTCGCGCGAGCTGGGACTCACCCCCGAGGACGTGGACTTGCCGGCGCTGCCGATCTTCATCCTCAACAACCTCGCCTCGGGGGTCACGAGCGTCGTGCCGCTGATGAAGCCCTCGAAGCCCGCCGCGATCGATCCGGGCGTCATCGTCCGCCAGATCCAGGACTGGGGCGTGACCACCGCCGTCGGCTCGCCCGCGTACTTCGCTCCCATCGCCGACCACTGCCTCGAGCGCGGCCTCTGGCTGCCCACCGTGCGCGCGGTCTTCACCGGCGGCGGCCCGGTGCCCCCCGGCCTGCTCGGAAAGCTGCGGCGCGTGCTGCCGAACGGCTCGGCCTTCGTGGGCTACGGCTCGACCGAGGCCGAGCCCGTCGCGCTGATCGAGGCGGCCGAGGCCTGCGACGAGACCGACGCGCTCAGCGAGGCGGGTCACGGGACCTGCGTGGGGCGCCTCGCGCACGGCATCACGGCCAGGATCATCCGGCGGATCGACGGCCCCATTTCGCTCGGGGCGCGAGGCTGGGACGACGTCGAGCTTGAAACGGGCGAGGTCGGCGAGCTCGTCGTGACGGGCGAGCACGTGGGCAAGGACTACTACCGCAACCCCGAGGCGGGGCGCGAGAACAAGATCCGCGATCCCGAGGGCATCCTCTGGCACCGCATGGGCGACGTCGCCTACTTCGACGCGCAGGATCGCCTCTGGGTGGTGGGCCGCGTGAACAACGCCGTGCAACGCGGCGAACGCACCCTCTACCCCTTGCAGGTCGAGGCGATCGCACGGCAATTGCCCTTCGTCCGGCACGCGGCCCTCGTCGGCCGGCCCGGCGCCCGGGCGATGCTCGTCGTCGAGGCCAGCGAACCCGGCGCCTTGTGGCGACGCGGCACGTGGAAACAGGCCGTTCTCGCGCACATGGCGGCACAGGGCGCGCCGGTAGACGAGGTCCGCTTCATCCGGCGCATGCCGCTCGACCCGCGTCACAACGCCAAGATCGACCACGCCAAGCTCCAGCGCCTGCTGAGATGA